CGCGATCACAAGTCCAGCTCGAACTGGAACGCCGGCGACGCGTAGGCGGACAGGTCCCCGAAGAAGAGGCCGTCGACGTCGGTGTAGGCCACGCCGTCGTCGCTGCCGAAGAAGGTCTGGATGTCCTCCGGGAAGCTGCACTGCGGCGAGGCGCCGTCGTCCCTGGTGGCCTGCGGCGGCGGGGGCGTGGACATGGACGAGGAGGACGTGGTGGTGCTGCTCTCGGCGGCCGACGTCCGCTCGATCATCTCCTTGAACTTGGGCGACTGCAGCAGCAGGCTGAGCGCGGACGTGGTGGGCGTGTGACCGAGCGTGGACGCCCTGGCCGGCAGCAGCGGGAACTGCGCCGtccccgccgcggccgccgccgcctccgcagcCATGCCGTCCTCCATGCCCTGCTGGTGGAGGTCGTGCTGGAACGCCATGGCGTCGAGGTCGATCGCGGGGAGCTCCTGCGCCGCGAGGCCGGCCAGCATCGGGTGCGCGCTCCGGCCGGCGCCGGCCGCCACGTCGGCGGCGCCCGGGCGGAGCCACTTGATGTAGCGGCTGAGGTCGAAGTTGGTGACCGCGTTGAGGCCGCGGTACTCGATCGCCGCCATGTCGTacgccatcgccgcctcctcctgcgtCGCTGCGCACATCATCCGACGATTAGATCGCTCAAACGACGCAGCATTTTTCGTTGAAAAATAGAAGTGCTGCAATTAAGGCAGTCAGAATCGTGGTTTTGAGTCCGATCAAGCTCCCAAGGTAGGATCCCAAATCGTAGAATCTTAACTATAAAGAAAGATAGGATCGTAGAAACGTAAGTTCTAGTATTAActaaaattatagaatcaaagaaaTTATTTTGGATCGTAAAGccatagaatcgtataacagaatcgcgattctaaaCAACCCTGCAATCCTGCGGTGCATCACTGATGCCTCGATCACAATCATCGTCACTAGCCAGTAGGTCTAGATGCAAGTGCAGCCTCACTGTGGTGTGAACAGTGCTGATCTTTGGACCGCTGGAAGTTGAAGTACGGCGTTGCTGGGGTCGAGCTCATTGAGTCATGGCATCTAATCCCCAACTAACCGGAACTGGAGACTGCCGGCCGAGACCTCATCTCTGCTCTGCCATTGCTTGCTCAGCTACTTGGATCCAAGACCACTCCTATAATTCACTCTGTAATTCATTATGGAGAATTAAACCGCGGGGACGCACCTACAATCCCGAAGCTACCGACAGTACGTGTTCATAGCATGATACTGACTCTGAAAACGTCCTATAAAAAGTTACAGAGGCGGTAGAACATTTCTAACTCAGAAGAACATATTTTGTGTGTTTGTTCTTTACTAGGTCGTTCTTCTTTCCAAGATCACATTTGAGACGCGACATATCACGCTGGAATTCCGGACGTTGCCACGGGATTCACACGAAACTCGTGCGCTGCTAAGAGCTAACACGCCTCGGCTCCGACTGTGATGGAGAACGGTGATTGTACCCAGCAGTAATTGCATCCTAATCGTAGTACACCTGATTAGCATTAGCAGGCATTTCAGCCACAGAGTGCACGGATTAGTTGGCCAACTATCTGGTCAAGCTTGTGCTTAATGAGGCCTCTGGGCACTAAGCTGGACTGTGATGGTCAGGCTTGTGCCTAATCGCCACCGTGTGCCCATGTGGTACGCTGCTGGTAGTGGTCTAGGACTAAGGAGTGTAGGCTGCGGTACACCGCTAGTACCACTCAGATTTGGCTTTCATGAACAGTCTCACTCACTATCTAGAGTATGTACGTACGTACGATTGAAGATTTTATGAGTCAAAAATATGTACAGGCCATTTATTGAGGCCGTTGCGATGCTACTGGCTATTTGTATTTTGTGGTTTCGCTAGACATGATTTTGTGGAAGGAAGTTAATTTCATAAGGTAAAGTACGTACCGTAGGTGCCGAGGTAGAGGTACTTGTTGCCGAACACACGGCCAATCCGGGCCTCCCATCTCCCGTTGTGATGATGCCTGTAATAAAGATTTGTTGTGAATGAATACATACATGTGAGCTTTGTCTTTCAAAATCAAGTTAATTACTCTCATGCGGTTCAAAATCCCGTCCGGACAGTGGGGAAATGTTACCTTGCGACACCGCGGTACTTGGAGACCCCTCGTGAGAAACCACTGCTTTTCCTGTGAAAGAAATATCACATGCATAGACATCACTATTTTAGTTTTTGGTTAACTAATTTGGTTTTTTTTTAGTTTTACATTTGTTAAAATCTCATGTATTTCCTACAGAAATTGAAGAGTTAAATTTGATAGTCATTACCTCCTCAGGGACCCAATATACTCTTCCCTTGATTGTCCCTCCATTTCTTTCAACTCCTCTTCGTATATAGACAGCTGCAAGCAAATTAAGAGCTCAAcaagttttctttaaaaaaatattgaACTGTGCAGACGCGATATGGCAAGTACtctctccgtccgaaaaagcttgtccctcaaatgaatgtatctagcaccaagttagtgatagatacatccatttgaaacacaagcttgggacaagctttttcgggcGGAGGGAGCATAATATAGTTAAAAAATGTACAACTCTAGTTTATTTCGAAAAAATGAAGCAAGTTCCACATAGTGATAATTGAACAATAAACTCGTAAAATATGTCCGTCGAAAACATAAACACAGGTTTTTAGCATCGAATTCTCGCGCTCTGCGAAGAACGACGGCCGACAATTGATTTTCGTTTCATTGTCGGCAATAGACCGCCGAATTCGACCTCCGAGGCATGCCAACCGACAGTACCAAGTACGACGAAGTTCtcgaaacaaaaggaaaaaaagaaaagccCTCAAATGCTACAAACTTCCACTCCTGTGCTGGCGGTAGCGGCAGTGGTAGCGGTACGGGTGGACTAGAATGTGCAACGAGTAAATATCGTGCGGTACAGGGCGGGCGGGGTAGGGTAGCCTACCGGGAAGTTGAGGATGGTGTCGGGGCCCCAGTACTTCAATGCCGCCAGGTCGTACGCCCGGgccgcggcctcctcctcgtcatACGCCCCTGCAGCATTGTGGCCAATTTACGGTTAGCCCGGCAGCACGTAAATCTCTCTGTAATTCTCTTCTTTTTAACGGCGAGGAAGTGAGGAGGGGCAGATCGGGCCGGCCGTCTCATGCCAAGGCCGTGACTCGGGAGCCTCACCGAGGTAAACTGCATGCACCAACAACAACAGCAGCCAGTCAGGCAGGGAAAAATCGTCAGGAATCGAGATGCGGTGGATTAACCGGTCGACTAATCACGATGCTGGTGAAGTGATTGGCTGATTTACCTTGCTTGCCCTTCTTGTTCTGCGACTCGTTCCAGCTGTTCTTGTCCCACAGGTGCGCCTCGAACCTCCCCGTCCACCGGTGCCTGCGATCCGGCCGCTCCGTTCGGTTAGCATGACCGGCGGCGCGTTCGGTTGGGAAGTGACTAGGGAGCGAGGGAGCTTACCGTGTGACGCCGCGGTGGACGGAGCTGCGCTGGGAGGGGGACTCGCGGGGCACGCTCTTCCGCGTGCGCTTCTTGGGCTTGGCGCGCACGTCGGCCCCCGCGTCGGCGGCCGCGCTGGCGTTGCTGTtcgccgccgcggcggcggcggcggcggcagagttcTTGCGGGGCTTTGCCATTgcacgtgctgctgctgctgcgtgtgGGGGGGGAGGGAGTGAGGGGGAGGTTGGGTGGCCAACTATGGTGGCACGGGGAGGGTGGCCGTTTTAAAGATGGACGGGTCTGcgtgcggggaggaggaggaggaggggaggggcggcagcgCAAATTGGTTGAGGTTTTGGAGCGCAGGGCAAGCGCCAAATGAGCGCACAGGAGGAAGAGAGGGGTCAGCCGGCGCTCCCCTCGCTGCTCTGACAGAAAGGGAAATCTTCTCCCTGATCTGATTGGCCGCCCTGGAGCGGCCTCCGCTTGTCGCTAGCTACTTCCAGGGTCTAGAGCTGGTGCTTGCGGCCGGTGCCCCAAATCTCAACGCACTTGGTTTTATActactccttttttttctctcttttctttttttgcgggtgataCTACTACTCAGTTATCTGAATTTTGGATTTCGAAGTTTTCTAAATGTTTTCGTCCGGGCGAATATAGGACTCTTTTCTTACAAAGTTTGTAACTATTACTCCTCATTTCAAGCACAGTGGGAGTATGGATTTACTAAATGCACCGTTGACGCTTTCATTAAAaaatggtttttatcatttatgccatcggttgtgtcccactactcagttttgccactaggaatttcaacagctcaaaaatgccatcgcttcgttagacacatgctcaaaaatgcccctggacaccattattgtgatctcaaatatcttttgccatgttataatgacataaatacctatagaccaacatgccagctctccctctatctcattacaataaagtgtggggcctacttgatcccaacagtgtccttattttcctgtaaaattattcgcttggttactcctgacaagtggggccacatTTATCATAGATAGAGAGAACCGACGTGTGGGTCTAgccttatttttgtcatataacatggtcaacgggtttgacgtgaaaataacaatgtctaatagcatttttgagcaaacatctaacggaacgatggcatttttgagatatctaatggcattttttagcaAGCATCTCAAGGTTCAGTGGCATTTTTGAGTAGGTGTAACTTCTAATGGGAGAAACTGAGTAgtgagacacaactagtggcataaatgatacCTCCCCCCCCAAAAAACAGAATGTTCTCGCAAAAAGGAACGAATGTGGTCAATGAATTGTGCTACACTATTTTTGTTGTATTAAACGCGTAAGAAAATTGTCGTGAAAGCCATGTCGACAGAGACTACATTGCTCTGAAGTGATTTTTTAGGAGGACAACTCTTGTCTAAACCATAATTGCATCCTTTCTTCACTTGTATCAAACTGTGGCTTGGCATTGGTGCCTTATTGTCCCTCACGCAATCACTACCACCTTAATGTAGCGAAGCCCGCAATCATATTTTTGGCCCACGGGTGCAATGTCACTACCGCCTAACGGCAACACTAGTGCATCCCACCCTCGAGCGCCATGGCATCCCCACCTCCCTATATGACCTAGAAATGGAACCATTCTTAACAGGACATACGATCAAAGCTAAGGCCCGACTAGAGACAAGATATTAGGCTCCGTAGGAAGTAAAAATAGGAGCAACACCGAGATATATTTGACAAGCATATCTATTTTGCAAATTTCTCTAAGAGTTTTTATCTTCAAGACATGCATCTTAAACTTGCAAACGGCAATGTTTAGATAATTCAcctttgtattgttttatttttattattggagtATTATTTAATGAATTGACGCTTGTAAAAAAAAGGGGCATTGTGCAAGTGCACATGCTACACGTCCATAAGTgcattctgttggaaatatgccctagaggcaataataaatggttattattatatttctttgttcatgataattgtctattgttcatgctataattgtgttatccggaaatcataatacatgtgtgaatacatagaccacaacgtgtccctagtaagcctctagttgactagctcgttgatcaacagatagtcatggtttcctgactatggacattggatgtcattgataacgggatcacatcattaggagaatgatgtgatggacaagacccaatcctaagcatagctcaaagatggtgtagttcgtttgctagagcttttccaatgtcaagtatcttttccttagaccatgagatcgtgcaactcccggataccgtaggagtgctttgggtgtgccaaacgtcacaacgtaactgggtgactataaaggtacactacgggtatctccgaaagtgtctgttgagttggcacggatcgagactgggatttgtcactccgtatgacggagaggtatctctgggcccactcggtaatgcatcatcataatgagctcaatgtgactaaggagttagccacgggatcatgcattacggtacgagtaaagagacttgccggtaacgagattgaacaaggtattgggataccgacgatcgaatctcgggcaagtaacataccgattgacaaagggaattgtatacgggattgattgaatcctcgacatcgtggttcatccgatgagatcatcgtggaacatgtgggagccaacatgggtatccagatcccgctgttggttattgaccggagaggcgtctcggtcatgtctgcatgtctcccgaacccgtagggtctacacacttaaggttcggtgacgctagggttgtagagatattagtatgcggaaacccgaaagttgttcggagtcccggatgagatcccggatgtcacgaggagttccggaatggtccggaggtgaagaattatatataggaagtccagtttcggccaccaggaaagtttcgggggttatcggtattgtaccgggaccaccggaagggtcccgggggtccaccgggtggggccacctatcccggagggccccatgggctgaagtgggaagggaaccagcccttagtgggctggggcgcccccccttgggcctccccctgcgcctagggttggaaaccctaggggtggggggcgccccacttggcttgggggggaagccacccccccttcccccttggccgccgcccccccatgcagatgggttccagggccggcgccccccctccaggggTCCTATAtatggtggggggagggagggcagcaacaccacagcccctggcgcctccctctccccctgcaacacctctccctctcgcagaagcttggcgaagccctgccgagatcccgctacttccaccaccacgccgtcgtgctgctggatctccatcaacctctccttcccccttgctggatcaagaaggaggagacgtcgctgctccgtacgtgtgttgaacgcggaggtgccgtccgttcggcactcggtcatcggtgatttggatcacggcgagtacgactccatcaaccccgttcattggaacgcttccgctcgcgatctacaagggtatgtagatgcactcctttcccctcgttgctagtatactccatagatggatcttggtgatgcgtaggaaattttaaaattctgctacgatccccaacagtggcatcatgagccaggcctatgcgtagttactatgcacgagtagaacacaaagcagttgtgggcgtagatgttgccaattcttcttgccgctactagtcttatcttgtttcggcggtattgtgggatgaagcggcccggaccgaccttacacgtacgcttacgtgagacaggttccaccgactgacatgcactagttgcataaggtggctagcgggtgtctgtctctcccactttagtcggaacggattcgatgaaaagggtccttatgaagggtaaatagaaattggcatatcacgttgtggttttacgtaggtaagaaacgttcttgctagaaacctatacaagccacgtaaaaacttgcaacaacaattagaggacgtctaacttgtttttgcagcatgtgctatgtgatgtgatatggccagaagatgtgatgaatgatatatgtgatgtatgagattgatcatattcttgtaataggaatcacgacttgcatgtcgatgagtatgacaaccggcaggagccataggagttgtctttattttttgtatgacctgcgtgtcattgaataacgccatgtaaattactttactttattgctaaacgcgttagccatagaagtagaagtaatcgttggcgtgacaacttcatgaagacacaatgatggagatcatgatgatggagatcatggtgtcatgccggtgacgaagatgatcatggtgccccgaagatggagatcaaaggagcaaaatgatattggccatatcatgtcactatttgattgcatgtgatgtttatcatgttttgcatcttatttgcttagaacgacggtagtaagtaagatgatcccttataataatttcaagaaagtgttccccctaactgtgcaccgttgcgaaggttcgttgtttcgaagcaccacgtgatgatcgggtgtgatagattctaacgttcgcatacaacgggtgttgacgagcctagcatgtacagacatggcctcggaacacacgcaatacacttaggttgacttgacgagcctagcatgtacagacatggcctcggaacacggaggaccgaaaggtcgagcatgagtcgtatagaagatacgatcaacatggagatgttcaccgatcttgactagtccgtctcacgtgatgatcggacacggcctagttaactcggatcatgtttcacttagatgactagagggatgtctatctgagtgggagttcattgaataatttgattagatgaacttaattatcatgaacttagtctaaaatctttacaatatgtcttgtagatcaaatggcccacgttgtcctcaacttcaacgcgttcctagagaaaaccaagctgaaagatgatggcagcaactatacggactgggtccggaacctgaggatcatcctcatagctgccaagaaagattatgtcctagaagcaccgctaggtgaagcaccaatcccagagaaccaagacgttatgaacgcttggcaatcacgtgctgatgattactccctcgttcagtgcggcatgctttacagcttagaaccgggtctccaaaagcgttttgagaaacatggagcatatgagatgttcgaagagctgaaaatggttttccaagctcatgcccgggtcgagagatatgaagtctccgacaagttcttcagctgtaaaatggaggaaaatagttctgttagtgagcacatactcagaatgtctgggttacacaaccgcttgtctcagctgggagttaatctcccggatgacgcggtcattgacagaatccttcagtcgcttccaccaagctacaagagctttgtgatgaacttcaatatgcaggggatggaaaagaccattcctgaggtatattcaatgctgaaatcagcggaggtggagatcaaaaaggaacatcaagtgttgatggtgaataaaaccactaagttcaagaaaggcaagggcaagaagaacttcaagaaggacggcaagggagttgccgcgcccggtaagccagttactgggaagaagtcaaggaatggacccaagcctgagactgagtgcttttattgcaagggaagtggtcactggaagcggaactgccccaaatacttagcggacaagaaggccggcaacaccaaaggtatatgtgatatacatgtaattgatgtgtaccttaccagtactcgtagtagctcctgggtatttgataccggtgcggttgctcatatttgtaactcaaaacaggaactgcggaataagcggagactggcgaaggacgaggtgacgatgcgcgtcgggaatggttccaaggtcgatgtgatcgccgtcggcacgctacctctgcatttacctacgggattagttttaaacctcaataattgttatttagtgccagctttgagcatgaacattgtatctggatctcgtttaattcgagatggctactcatttaaatccgagaataatggttgttctatttatatgagagatatgttttatggtcatgccccgctggtcaatggtttattcttgatgaatctcgaacgtgatgttacacatattcatagtgtgaataccaaaagatgtaaagttgataacgatagtcccacatacttgtggcactgccgccttggtcacattggtgtcaagcgcatgaagaagctccatgcagatggacttttggagtctcttgattacgaatcatttgacacgtgcgaacc
This window of the Triticum aestivum cultivar Chinese Spring chromosome 5D, IWGSC CS RefSeq v2.1, whole genome shotgun sequence genome carries:
- the LOC123121601 gene encoding AP2-like ethylene-responsive transcription factor At1g16060, yielding MAKPRKNSAAAAAAAAANSNASAAADAGADVRAKPKKRTRKSVPRESPSQRSSVHRGVTRHRWTGRFEAHLWDKNSWNESQNKKGKQVYLGAYDEEEAAARAYDLAALKYWGPDTILNFPLSIYEEELKEMEGQSREEYIGSLRRKSSGFSRGVSKYRGVARHHHNGRWEARIGRVFGNKYLYLGTYATQEEAAMAYDMAAIEYRGLNAVTNFDLSRYIKWLRPGAADVAAGAGRSAHPMLAGLAAQELPAIDLDAMAFQHDLHQQGMEDGMAAEAAAAAAGTAQFPLLPARASTLGHTPTTSALSLLLQSPKFKEMIERTSAAESSTTTSSSSMSTPPPPQATRDDGASPQCSFPEDIQTFFGSDDGVAYTDVDGLFFGDLSAYASPAFQFELDL